The following coding sequences lie in one Rutidosis leptorrhynchoides isolate AG116_Rl617_1_P2 chromosome 4, CSIRO_AGI_Rlap_v1, whole genome shotgun sequence genomic window:
- the LOC139842034 gene encoding uncharacterized protein: protein MATNKLHPAITVSNIKNFIPITLELNTSQYASWAELFKIHCQAFDVLDHIIPSTDDSSSTTPATTNSPTNSADCAKLDAIVLSWIYGTLSNELLLNILSPGSTAQQT from the coding sequence ATGGCCACCAACAAGCTACACCCTGCAATTACTGTCAGTAACATCAAGAATTTTATTCCTATAACCCTTGAACTCAATACGAGCCAGTATGCCTCATGGGCAGAACTATTTAAAATTCACTGTCAAGCTTTTGATGTCCTTGATCATATCATCCCTTCCACAGATGATTCCTCTTCTACCACCCCTGCCACAACCAATTCTCCAACCAATTCAGCTGATTGTGCGAAACTTGATGCCATTGTTCTCTCTTGGATATATGGCACACTTTCAAATGAACTCCTGCTCAATATCCTATCTCCTGGTTCCACAGCACAACAAACATGA